The proteins below come from a single Bacteroidales bacterium genomic window:
- a CDS encoding carboxypeptidase regulatory-like domain-containing protein → MKTILKLSMIFSLLILFFNACKKDRDETPTPSTPTSIVVPVSGTVVDAYGQPLADVTVKAGNYTTTTDYTGSFYFPTVNFGTSRYIITFEKTGYFTLTRSGVPQAGKPINLAIGLIDENNPTYAAQKTFNATQADSIELPDGSVVSFPANAFMNQNGTPYTGMVTVKACYLDPTWDNYGMYVFGGDLYAKDINNNEVMLNPFSGLNVVLYDNAGNKIQLDTINHKMATVAMKIPAPLVTEAPNNIETWEYATAQGQQVQRGQAGKHGDKYVGQVAHFSYWSCQRPHTGKATIWGKVIKVVNGDSVGISGVKVKVGRQIVLTDSEGKYEAKVPDNLPGIVVVPIFGNIGFSPTILNNALANNESKRIDFVLPMSSIIAIHGVVKNSNGQPIANAYVSAEWYSGSQQKVVTFTNNLGRFILPVDANAYYVTLVAKTPTQEVNKYIYYPTDTTEYILIMPATPGNNKLTVNGTTVFSIVGNSQGNDVSGYFGGDSLEVYVHVFNTGMFSIYSHNVQFPINVGQQYSIPNDFTVQYGTQQLVNPDSLQSGTITFTKFSTNPGQLIEGTVTGQGWQGNQVTINFSVPISVQKSMINRKQKK, encoded by the coding sequence ATGAAAACGATCTTAAAACTTTCGATGATTTTTTCGCTTTTAATACTTTTTTTTAACGCTTGCAAAAAAGATAGAGACGAAACTCCCACTCCTTCTACTCCCACATCTATTGTGGTTCCTGTTTCGGGCACTGTAGTAGATGCTTATGGTCAACCTTTGGCAGATGTAACGGTAAAGGCAGGAAATTATACTACTACTACTGATTATACGGGTAGTTTTTATTTTCCAACTGTTAATTTTGGAACTTCAAGATATATTATAACCTTCGAAAAAACAGGTTATTTTACATTAACGCGTTCGGGTGTTCCTCAAGCAGGCAAACCTATTAATTTAGCTATTGGTTTGATAGACGAAAATAATCCGACTTATGCAGCACAAAAAACATTTAATGCTACTCAAGCCGATTCAATAGAGCTTCCCGATGGTAGTGTTGTTTCTTTTCCTGCAAATGCTTTTATGAATCAAAATGGGACACCTTACACGGGTATGGTTACTGTTAAAGCTTGTTATTTAGATCCCACGTGGGATAATTATGGTATGTATGTTTTTGGTGGTGATTTATATGCAAAAGATATCAATAATAACGAGGTTATGTTAAATCCATTTTCGGGCTTAAATGTCGTGCTATATGATAATGCTGGTAATAAAATTCAACTCGATACCATTAACCATAAAATGGCAACAGTAGCCATGAAAATTCCTGCTCCCTTAGTTACCGAAGCACCCAATAATATAGAAACATGGGAATATGCTACTGCACAAGGACAACAAGTACAACGTGGACAAGCAGGCAAACATGGTGATAAATATGTAGGACAAGTAGCACATTTCTCTTACTGGAGTTGTCAGAGACCTCATACCGGTAAGGCAACCATTTGGGGTAAAGTAATTAAGGTTGTTAATGGCGATAGCGTTGGCATTTCAGGTGTTAAAGTTAAAGTAGGACGCCAAATTGTTCTTACCGATTCCGAAGGTAAATACGAAGCTAAAGTGCCCGATAATTTGCCTGGTATTGTCGTTGTTCCAATATTTGGCAATATCGGTTTTAGTCCTACCATTTTAAACAATGCTTTAGCCAATAACGAATCAAAACGTATAGATTTTGTATTGCCAATGAGTTCTATTATTGCTATTCATGGTGTAGTTAAAAATTCTAATGGACAACCCATTGCTAATGCTTATGTAAGTGCAGAATGGTATAGTGGTTCTCAACAAAAAGTTGTAACATTTACAAATAACTTAGGTCGTTTTATATTACCGGTTGATGCTAATGCTTATTATGTAACGTTAGTTGCAAAAACTCCAACTCAAGAAGTAAATAAATATATTTATTATCCAACGGACACAACGGAATACATACTTATAATGCCAGCTACACCAGGCAATAATAAATTAACAGTTAATGGGACAACTGTTTTTTCAATAGTAGGAAACTCTCAGGGCAATGATGTTTCTGGCTATTTTGGTGGAGATTCCTTGGAGGTATATGTTCATGTGTTCAATACGGGTATGTTTTCTATTTATAGTCATAATGTGCAGTTTCCAATAAATGTGGGGCAACAATATTCTATACCTAATGATTTTACTGTACAATATGGCACACAACAATTAGTAAACCCAGACTCGTTACAATCTGGAACGATTACTTTTACTAAATTTTCTACCAATCCCGGTCAATTAATAGAAGGAACTGTTACCGGTCAAGGCTGGCAAGGAAATCAAGTTACTATTAACTTTTCGGTTCCTATTAGTGTGCAAAAATCAATGATAAATAGAAAACAAAAAAAATAG
- the hemW gene encoding radical SAM family heme chaperone HemW, which produces MAGIYIHIPFCKTRCVYCDFYSTTQIDHFLPLIEAEQIELIEQSSQYSEPIDTIYFGGGTPSFLPTAYIETLLNTIVKYYNLSDKAEITLEANPDDLYIEKIKNYKTIGINRLSIGIQSFHDDILQFLSRRHTAKKAIDSVKWAQKIGFDNISIDLMYGISGLTSEIWDKTLDNAVKLGVQHISAYHLTFEKGTPLYQKHKNKEISTISEDESVNQYQLLIEKMAQYNFIHYEVSNFALAGFESKHNAAYWHQKKYIGIGPSAHSYTGTTRRWNISSLFDYIHKIKTHSNAYEEEVLTTVNKFNEYLLTHLRLNTGADFNELSIIDKNIFEKWHLKYQAVLKTGLISEKPNGFFINENNWLLLDYILTQLWVDV; this is translated from the coding sequence ATGGCAGGCATTTATATTCACATACCTTTTTGTAAAACCCGCTGCGTTTATTGCGATTTTTACAGCACCACTCAAATAGATCATTTTCTGCCACTTATCGAAGCAGAACAAATCGAACTTATCGAACAATCAAGCCAATATTCAGAACCCATTGATACCATTTATTTTGGCGGAGGTACCCCATCGTTTCTCCCAACAGCCTATATAGAAACCCTACTCAACACCATAGTTAAATATTATAACCTTTCCGACAAAGCTGAAATTACCTTAGAAGCCAATCCCGACGATCTCTATATCGAAAAAATAAAAAACTACAAAACAATCGGAATTAATCGTTTGAGCATTGGTATTCAATCGTTTCATGACGACATATTACAATTTTTATCTCGCAGGCATACAGCAAAAAAAGCTATCGATTCGGTAAAATGGGCACAAAAAATAGGTTTTGATAATATAAGCATCGATTTAATGTATGGCATTTCTGGTTTAACATCAGAAATATGGGATAAAACCCTTGATAATGCAGTAAAATTAGGTGTACAGCATATTTCTGCCTATCATTTAACCTTTGAAAAAGGTACGCCGCTTTACCAGAAGCATAAAAATAAAGAGATTTCAACTATCAGTGAAGACGAAAGCGTTAATCAATATCAATTACTTATTGAAAAGATGGCACAATATAATTTTATTCATTATGAGGTGTCGAATTTTGCTTTAGCCGGATTTGAATCGAAACATAATGCTGCGTATTGGCATCAGAAAAAATACATTGGTATAGGACCATCGGCTCATTCTTATACAGGTACTACAAGGCGTTGGAACATATCATCATTATTTGATTATATTCATAAAATTAAAACACATAGCAATGCCTACGAAGAAGAGGTATTGACAACGGTTAATAAGTTTAATGAATATTTATTGACTCATTTAAGACTCAATACTGGTGCCGATTTTAATGAGTTGTCGATTATTGATAAAAATATTTTTGAAAAATGGCATTTAAAATATCAAGCAGTTTTAAAAACAGGACTTATTTCGGAAAAGCCAAATGGATTTTTTATAAATGAAAATAATTGGCTTTTGTTAGATTATATCTTAACTCAATTATGGGTTGATGTATAA
- a CDS encoding glutamate--tRNA ligase translates to MNREVRVRFAPSPTGPLHIGGVRTALYNYLFARKHNGKFILRIEDTDQQRFVPGAEEYIIESLTWCGIKFDEGVHIGGPYGPYKQSERKAIYKQYADYLIAKGSAYYAFDTAEELESLRKQYEAEKKTFQYDIHTRTSLKNSLTLSKQETQDWINAGKPYVVRFKMPENRILQLHDLIRGEVTVNTSTLDDKVLFKSDGLPTYHLANIVDDHLMQISHVIRGEEWLPSLPLHYLLYEAFEWTDTMPLFAHLPLLLKPDGKGKLSKRDGDRLGFPVFPCNWHNPDGELYPGFREWGYLPQAFINMLALLGWNPGTDQELFSLNELVELFTIERVNKSGARFDPEKAKWFNQQYLKKLSNDELTELIKPIILERGINTTPEKLHKVIGLLKERAIFPQDIINEGIYFFQKPLQYDDAAIKKRIKPTSINFLEQLIDDLNSCNFANEELETAMNTFCQQHQLGLGEIMIPIRIALVGTTKGPHLGEIMEVLGKKESIDRITTFISYLKQFAF, encoded by the coding sequence ATGAACAGAGAAGTTAGAGTACGTTTTGCACCAAGTCCTACCGGACCGTTGCACATAGGAGGTGTTAGAACCGCCTTATATAATTATTTATTTGCTCGCAAGCATAACGGTAAGTTTATTCTACGTATAGAAGATACCGATCAACAACGTTTTGTGCCTGGTGCCGAAGAATATATTATCGAATCGCTTACATGGTGCGGAATTAAGTTTGATGAGGGCGTTCATATAGGTGGTCCATATGGACCCTACAAACAATCGGAACGCAAAGCTATTTATAAACAATATGCTGATTACTTAATAGCCAAAGGCTCAGCTTATTATGCTTTTGATACGGCTGAAGAGCTTGAATCGTTGCGAAAACAATACGAAGCCGAAAAAAAGACTTTTCAATACGATATACACACACGTACAAGCCTTAAAAACAGTCTTACACTTAGCAAACAAGAAACACAAGATTGGATAAATGCTGGTAAACCTTATGTTGTACGTTTTAAAATGCCCGAAAACAGAATATTGCAGCTTCACGACTTAATTCGTGGCGAAGTTACGGTCAACACATCAACCCTTGACGATAAAGTACTTTTCAAATCGGATGGTTTGCCCACTTATCACTTAGCCAATATTGTTGACGATCATTTAATGCAAATAAGCCATGTTATTAGAGGCGAAGAATGGTTGCCCTCATTGCCCCTGCATTATTTGCTTTATGAGGCTTTTGAATGGACCGACACCATGCCACTTTTTGCACATTTACCTCTATTGCTAAAACCCGATGGCAAAGGCAAATTGAGCAAACGCGATGGCGATCGTCTCGGTTTCCCTGTTTTCCCTTGCAATTGGCACAATCCAGATGGTGAACTCTACCCCGGGTTTAGAGAATGGGGTTATCTGCCTCAAGCTTTTATCAATATGCTAGCATTGTTAGGTTGGAATCCCGGAACCGACCAAGAATTATTCTCATTGAACGAACTTGTTGAACTTTTTACAATTGAAAGAGTGAATAAATCGGGAGCACGCTTCGACCCTGAAAAAGCAAAGTGGTTTAATCAACAATACTTGAAAAAACTAAGCAATGACGAATTGACAGAACTAATTAAACCTATTATATTGGAGAGAGGAATAAATACAACTCCAGAAAAACTCCATAAAGTAATAGGTTTGTTAAAAGAAAGAGCCATATTTCCACAAGATATCATTAATGAAGGCATTTACTTTTTTCAAAAACCTCTTCAATACGACGATGCAGCTATTAAAAAGAGAATTAAGCCTACTTCTATCAACTTTTTAGAGCAATTAATCGATGATTTAAATAGCTGTAATTTTGCGAATGAGGAATTAGAAACCGCTATGAACACTTTTTGCCAGCAGCATCAACTGGGCTTAGGCGAAATTATGATACCCATTCGTATTGCCTTAGTAGGAACAACTAAAGGACCCCATTTAGGCGAAATTATGGAAGTTCTTGGCAAGAAAGAGTCGATTGATCGAATAACAACTTTCATAAGCTATTTAAAGCAATTTGCTTTTTAA
- a CDS encoding oligosaccharide flippase family protein — MRRFFVTNLFIVLLLNLLVKPFWIFGIDRSVQNAVGSEEYGFYFALFNFTLILNILLDLGITNYNNRNIAQHNQLLNKHLSNVLSLKLLLFVFYTVVVFSLAHIVRYNQRQLYLIVFLVINQFFLSLILYLRSNISALQLFKTDSIISVLDRLIMIILCSLMLWSSLFSKPFTIEKFVYAQTVSYVIAATIALWIVLKKAGKIYLHVDWQFFIVFLKQSYPYALLILLMAFYNRIDGVMLERMLENGKEQAGIYAQSFRILDAASMIAFLFSGLLLPMFSKMLKEKQDVYPLVQLSYKLIILPVIIFLIVAITYAPQIMNLLYHHNDDYSVAVFRVLIIGLFATSTTYIYGTLLTSNGNLKELNIMAFITMLINITLNLILIPRFQALGSAFSSITAQLFAAIFQIYLSLKIFHFKINKKFLLQLMFILVFTIVTACIVSLYISNWLIGSTIIITIGGLVIIFTKAIDIKMFISVLKSSKTE, encoded by the coding sequence GTGAGGCGATTTTTTGTAACAAATTTATTTATTGTACTTTTACTTAATCTTTTGGTTAAGCCATTTTGGATATTTGGTATAGACCGAAGTGTTCAAAATGCTGTTGGTAGCGAAGAGTATGGTTTTTATTTTGCTTTATTTAATTTTACGCTTATTTTGAATATTTTACTCGATTTAGGCATCACAAATTATAATAATCGCAATATAGCTCAACATAATCAGTTGCTCAATAAACACTTATCGAATGTACTTTCGCTAAAGTTGCTACTTTTTGTATTTTATACCGTTGTGGTTTTTTCTTTAGCTCATATTGTTCGATACAATCAACGACAACTTTATTTGATTGTTTTTTTGGTTATTAATCAGTTTTTTCTTTCGCTTATTTTATATCTGCGTTCGAACATTAGTGCTTTGCAGTTATTTAAAACAGATAGCATTATATCGGTATTAGATCGACTTATTATGATCATCTTATGTTCGTTGATGCTTTGGTCAAGTCTTTTCTCAAAACCTTTTACTATTGAAAAGTTTGTTTATGCTCAGACCGTTTCTTATGTCATTGCAGCAACCATTGCGTTATGGATAGTATTAAAAAAAGCCGGGAAAATATATTTACATGTTGATTGGCAATTTTTTATTGTTTTTTTAAAACAAAGCTACCCTTATGCTTTGCTTATTCTGCTTATGGCTTTTTATAATCGTATTGATGGCGTTATGTTAGAACGTATGCTCGAAAATGGTAAAGAGCAAGCGGGAATTTATGCTCAATCGTTTCGAATCCTCGATGCTGCAAGTATGATCGCTTTTTTGTTTAGTGGTTTATTATTGCCCATGTTTTCTAAAATGCTTAAAGAAAAACAAGATGTTTATCCGTTGGTTCAGTTATCGTATAAACTTATCATATTACCCGTTATTATTTTCCTTATAGTGGCAATAACTTATGCACCTCAAATAATGAATTTGCTTTATCATCACAACGATGATTATTCTGTTGCTGTATTTAGAGTTTTAATTATTGGCTTGTTTGCAACTTCAACAACGTATATATACGGTACGTTATTGACATCTAATGGTAATTTAAAAGAGCTTAATATTATGGCTTTTATAACCATGTTAATTAATATAACATTGAATTTGATTTTGATTCCTCGTTTTCAAGCTTTAGGTTCTGCTTTTTCGAGTATTACTGCTCAATTATTTGCTGCAATTTTTCAAATATATTTATCGTTAAAAATATTTCATTTTAAAATAAACAAAAAATTCTTATTGCAATTGATGTTTATATTAGTTTTTACTATTGTTACAGCTTGTATTGTTTCGCTATATATTTCAAATTGGTTAATAGGTTCTACTATTATTATAACGATAGGTGGACTGGTTATTATTTTTACAAAAGCTATTGATATTAAGATGTTTATCTCGGTTTTAAAATCGAGTAAAACCGAATAA
- a CDS encoding PorP/SprF family type IX secretion system membrane protein, with protein MRYTEIYSTSPKTRHFIAITLSFMFISLNFFSQDIHFSQSHLSPLNLNPAETGRFNADYRAHVNQRTQWRSITVPYVTFSASFEKKFNQLSLPGNISAGLLFNSDKAGDGHFGTNQIGLSSSYLIPISDSLWEVSIGLLGMWNQNSVDYTQFYFDNQYNGYMYDPTIAPMEQFPRSQMHYFDVHGGLWIKRWIKPQIPIILGMAAYHINQPKKTFYQEINVKLDRKITFYAQSSLTISQQTYLQPSIYWFKQKMLNEVYLGGLLYRKTQDLSFRGFYLGGWFRIGDAAILTTAIDYQNFHIGLSYDFNISPLVTASNGRGGLEIAIRYIFSNPTRIPLPEKHICPTFL; from the coding sequence ATGCGTTATACTGAAATTTATTCGACATCTCCAAAAACTAGGCACTTTATTGCTATTACTTTAAGTTTTATGTTTATTTCCTTAAACTTTTTTTCTCAAGACATTCATTTTTCGCAATCGCATTTATCACCATTAAACCTAAATCCAGCTGAAACTGGTCGTTTTAATGCCGATTACAGGGCACATGTAAATCAACGCACACAATGGCGATCTATTACGGTTCCTTATGTTACTTTTTCTGCCAGTTTTGAAAAAAAATTCAATCAATTAAGCTTGCCTGGGAACATTTCGGCAGGCTTGCTTTTTAATTCTGACAAAGCAGGTGATGGTCATTTTGGAACCAATCAAATTGGGCTATCCTCATCGTATTTAATCCCCATTAGCGATTCACTCTGGGAAGTTAGCATTGGGCTATTAGGTATGTGGAACCAAAATTCAGTCGATTATACCCAATTTTATTTTGACAACCAATACAACGGCTACATGTACGACCCGACGATTGCACCCATGGAACAATTTCCGAGAAGCCAAATGCACTATTTTGATGTTCATGGTGGTTTATGGATAAAAAGATGGATAAAACCTCAGATTCCAATCATTTTGGGTATGGCTGCATATCATATCAACCAGCCGAAAAAAACTTTTTATCAGGAAATCAATGTAAAATTAGACCGAAAAATAACCTTTTATGCCCAGTCATCATTAACCATTTCGCAACAAACCTATTTACAGCCTTCGATATATTGGTTCAAACAAAAAATGCTCAACGAGGTATATTTAGGTGGTTTGCTTTATCGCAAAACTCAAGACTTATCGTTCAGAGGTTTTTACCTTGGAGGATGGTTTCGCATAGGCGATGCAGCTATTTTAACAACAGCTATTGATTATCAGAATTTCCATATCGGATTAAGTTACGATTTCAATATTTCGCCTTTAGTTACTGCAAGCAATGGCCGTGGAGGCTTAGAAATAGCCATACGCTACATTTTTTCAAATCCTACTCGAATACCATTGCCCGAGAAACATATTTGTCCAACGTTTTTGTAA
- a CDS encoding PAS domain S-box protein, whose product MNHQNFHVSDTSNFLFQPSSEILIITNQNGIIINTNTLAESFFNRSPLNGLVAKDILSLKTKKGEIVGCPILKCIQENQTIESLEPLLLVQNNKLVTFKAIPINIDKNNYGCLFIIRDINQTEKIKNLSQEDIQNLPTIFKNAPLGIAIIDIWGNILEVNSAMLTILGSPSAEATKQINILQFKPLQETPLIGLFNKALETKNITSDTAKYFTKWGKLIYVYYQLVPIIQDDEVKQIWLYVNDLTPVYIAQEKETLIKNQIALLHQFSYEFITLDNSYNPFVFIGEKVKKLFPDCTITINKYYPTKNLFITEFLYSPKPSVQELSEKLKQKKALLSYTLPQELWPLNFQGKFIKIPHEDFLTVQFSIKQEEIIKLLLTAQVESIYSMGFINNSILMGNITLFTHKEETNIEILELLINQASLLLQRHLSQKKINENHAFYKSILNTIDDFILVVDVNYKIVFTNQPLLQLLANYNYSTSVLGLEIKEAVPFLNQNIYNYLITCKNTKQSQLFQSTSLINNTLVYYQTNISYLSTDQDDEQFIIAIRDVTKLALKSKEVETLTSINQKIIENLNEGVLIVDTDYKIKVVNQPFCDYFEIEKNKLTDTSVINVFPPKFKDKAIEIINNLKQNPTNLYFEFPFENSKGIKKIFSEELHPIIENNKVIFILVLVKDITEQKNRELTLIDSKEKAELSNRLKSTFIATISHEIRNSLNAIHGFAHLLQKADLSDNKRDQYIKQINASSSTLSRIIDDLIDYTKFETGNLQLIFETVFLYDLLKELYEQYQQELLIRNKQHISLVLENTPDDNLPFETDKLRLKQILSNLLINAIKYTYSGKICFGYKIYNNSIIFYVKDTGTGIKEEHIPQLFKPFVQLSSNYTTEQKGAGLGLTIIKTLTELMGGSIHVESKWQVGSTFSVRFPYRHTFTFENTTTNVEKHCSIARPLTILIAEDDDINYMFIEEMLSEYNFTLIHARNGKEAVELFTEKMEQINLVLMDIQMPIMDGFVATQKIKILKPDIPVIAQTAYAYSTEIEMSKQVGCSDYIIKPIELEVLIQKIEQYAK is encoded by the coding sequence ATGAACCATCAAAACTTTCATGTTTCTGATACTTCTAATTTTCTATTCCAACCATCCTCTGAAATTTTAATTATTACTAATCAAAACGGTATAATTATTAACACGAATACATTAGCAGAGTCGTTTTTTAATCGTTCTCCATTAAATGGATTAGTTGCTAAAGATATTTTAAGTTTAAAAACAAAAAAGGGCGAAATCGTAGGTTGTCCTATTTTGAAGTGTATTCAAGAAAATCAAACAATAGAGTCTTTAGAACCTTTATTGTTAGTACAAAACAATAAACTAGTAACTTTTAAAGCTATTCCTATCAATATTGATAAAAATAATTATGGATGTTTGTTCATAATTAGAGATATAAATCAAACTGAAAAAATAAAAAATCTAAGTCAAGAAGATATCCAAAATTTACCAACAATATTTAAAAATGCTCCTTTGGGCATAGCTATTATAGATATTTGGGGCAATATATTGGAAGTAAATTCTGCTATGTTGACTATATTGGGATCTCCTTCGGCAGAGGCAACTAAACAAATCAATATTTTGCAATTTAAGCCTTTACAGGAAACTCCTTTAATTGGCTTATTTAATAAGGCTTTAGAAACTAAAAATATAACCTCCGATACCGCTAAGTATTTTACAAAGTGGGGAAAATTAATATATGTTTACTACCAATTAGTTCCTATTATTCAAGACGATGAAGTAAAGCAAATATGGCTTTATGTAAACGACTTAACACCTGTTTATATTGCTCAAGAAAAAGAAACACTTATTAAAAATCAAATTGCTCTTTTACATCAATTTTCGTACGAGTTTATTACACTCGATAATAGCTATAACCCATTTGTTTTTATTGGTGAAAAAGTAAAAAAACTTTTCCCCGATTGTACAATAACAATAAATAAATATTACCCAACGAAAAATCTTTTTATAACTGAATTTTTATATTCTCCCAAACCATCGGTTCAAGAACTATCAGAAAAACTAAAACAAAAAAAAGCACTATTGTCGTACACCTTACCTCAAGAACTTTGGCCTTTAAATTTTCAAGGGAAATTTATTAAAATACCACACGAAGATTTTTTAACAGTACAGTTCTCAATAAAACAAGAAGAAATAATAAAACTTTTATTAACTGCTCAAGTTGAATCCATATATTCCATGGGGTTTATCAATAATTCTATACTCATGGGAAACATTACCCTTTTTACTCATAAAGAAGAAACAAATATCGAAATTCTCGAATTACTTATAAATCAGGCGTCGTTGCTTTTACAACGTCATTTATCGCAAAAAAAAATCAACGAAAATCATGCTTTTTATAAGTCGATATTAAATACTATTGACGATTTTATTTTGGTTGTGGATGTAAATTACAAGATCGTTTTTACCAATCAACCTTTATTGCAGTTATTAGCTAATTATAACTATTCAACATCTGTTTTAGGGCTCGAAATAAAAGAAGCTGTACCTTTTTTAAATCAAAATATATACAATTATCTTATTACATGTAAAAACACTAAACAAAGTCAACTATTTCAAAGCACATCTTTAATAAACAATACACTTGTTTATTATCAGACCAACATTTCATATTTGTCTACCGATCAAGACGATGAACAATTTATTATTGCAATACGCGATGTTACGAAATTAGCACTTAAATCGAAAGAAGTTGAAACACTTACTTCTATTAACCAAAAAATTATAGAAAACCTAAATGAAGGAGTTTTAATCGTAGATACTGATTACAAAATAAAAGTTGTCAATCAACCGTTTTGTGATTATTTTGAAATAGAAAAAAACAAACTTACCGACACATCTGTAATTAACGTTTTCCCTCCAAAATTCAAAGATAAAGCCATTGAAATCATAAATAACTTAAAACAAAACCCTACTAATTTATATTTTGAGTTTCCATTCGAAAATAGCAAAGGAATCAAGAAAATATTCTCTGAAGAACTTCATCCAATTATCGAAAATAATAAAGTAATTTTTATTTTAGTTTTAGTAAAAGATATTACCGAACAAAAAAACAGAGAGTTAACACTTATTGATTCAAAAGAAAAGGCAGAATTAAGCAACCGCTTAAAATCGACTTTTATAGCTACCATTAGTCACGAAATTAGAAATTCACTCAATGCTATTCATGGTTTTGCTCATTTGCTGCAAAAAGCTGACCTTTCTGACAACAAACGAGACCAATATATAAAACAAATCAATGCCAGTTCGTCAACACTTTCGCGTATTATTGACGACCTTATTGATTATACTAAATTTGAGACAGGAAACCTACAGCTTATTTTCGAAACAGTCTTTTTATACGACTTGTTAAAAGAATTATACGAGCAATATCAACAAGAATTGCTAATTAGAAACAAACAACATATTTCGCTTGTTTTAGAGAACACACCCGACGATAATCTACCTTTTGAAACCGATAAATTACGATTAAAGCAAATTCTTTCGAACCTCTTAATCAATGCTATTAAATATACTTATTCGGGCAAAATATGTTTTGGCTATAAAATCTACAACAATAGCATTATTTTTTATGTAAAAGATACCGGGACAGGCATTAAAGAAGAACACATTCCACAATTATTTAAACCATTTGTACAATTAAGTTCTAACTATACTACCGAACAAAAAGGTGCAGGTTTAGGTTTAACCATAATTAAAACACTTACGGAACTAATGGGGGGAAGTATTCATGTAGAATCGAAATGGCAAGTTGGAAGTACCTTCTCCGTTCGTTTTCCTTATCGTCATACATTTACCTTTGAAAACACAACAACTAACGTAGAAAAACACTGCTCTATTGCACGACCATTAACCATTCTTATTGCCGAAGACGATGACATCAATTACATGTTCATAGAAGAAATGCTGTCGGAATATAATTTTACACTTATACACGCACGAAATGGTAAAGAAGCGGTTGAACTTTTTACTGAAAAAATGGAGCAAATAAATTTAGTTTTAATGGACATACAAATGCCTATTATGGATGGCTTTGTTGCAACTCAAAAAATAAAAATACTCAAACCAGACATCCCAGTAATTGCCCAAACCGCTTATGCATATTCAACCGAAATTGAGATGAGCAAACAAGTTGGATGTTCAGATTATATCATTAAACCCATCGAATTAGAAGTACTAATACAGAAAATAGAACAATACGCAAAATAA